One genomic segment of Musa acuminata AAA Group cultivar baxijiao chromosome BXJ3-3, Cavendish_Baxijiao_AAA, whole genome shotgun sequence includes these proteins:
- the LOC135632642 gene encoding uncharacterized protein LOC135632642 — translation MTRSSGSPVASTADQLSGIMRTLETMAHVMQQQQQPAQQGNNDGTETSNQTGLGIGQFKKLSPPSFSGESDPMVAERWMMQIEKIFDAFNYSDERKVFLATFMLEGEAEHWWRMIKRMSEIKHEPMTWKLFQEKFNDKYFSECMREQKELEFLNLIQGSMTVTKYESKFTELSRFATHMTDDESRKARRFERGLRPAIRSRMSALKLQTYADTVERALKIERDMEEIQEIIGKNQRDKFTSKSRRVNEYEDSNKRFKTSGFEKRKPWGRTQLCEKCGLNHETSRCFRVTGACFNCGKLGHQIKDCPLNRKREPLSPRPSAHARVYAITEQDSRASKSVVEG, via the exons atgacgagatcatctggttctcctgttgcatctactgctgatcaattgagtggtattatgcggactttggagactatggcacatgtgatgcaacaacaacaacaacctgcccaacaaggaaataatgatgggacagagacatcaaaccagacggggttgggaattggacagtttaagaagcttagtcctcccagtttcagtggtgagtctgatccaatggtggcggaacggtggatgatgcagatagagaaaatatttgatgcctttaattactctgatgaacgaaaggtttttcttgccacctttatgctggagggagaagctgaacactggtggagaatgattaagaggatgtctgaaatcaaacatgagccaatgacatggaagttattccaagaaaagtttaacgataaatatttttcagaatgtatgagagagcaaaaagaattggagttcttgaatcttatccagggaagtatgacggttacaaagtatgaatctaaatttactgagctctccaggtttgccacacatatgactgatgatgaatctagaaaggcaagaaggtttgaaaggggattacggccggcaataagaagccgaatgtcagctttaaaattacaaacatatgctgatacggtagaaagagctttgaaaattgaaagagacatggaggaaattcaagaaatcattggcaagaaccaaagggacaaatttactagcaaaagcaggagagtaaatgaatacgaagatagtaacaagaggtttaagacatctggatttgagaaaaggaaaccatgggggaggactcagttatgtgaaaaatgcgggttaaatcatgagacaagtcggtgttttcgggtgactggagcatgttttaattgtggaaagctaggtcatcaaataaaagattgcccactgaacaggaaaagagagccactgtctcctagaccctcagcccatgctagagtatacgctatcactgaacaagattctagagcttctaaatcagtggtggaag gatag